One region of Termitidicoccus mucosus genomic DNA includes:
- a CDS encoding O-antigen ligase family protein: MAAMVAWLCLPCCSSSHRALRVVVSIMAAGAAVCLALTGSRGPILAGLLLFIAIFFLTRRHGLVLRRYAAVPCVTGLMALLLSLFIFPAGKRIGDMVGGGDASILNRLELWRAAGPMSFIEPLTGIGIGESGHFFSQWYQPERLNYSYTGLLNSYLEIAVERGLPALGLVLFFGFMVMASVWFGVCRGPDCQVRLCLTAGKSDCPRYVSAFGICAAVSLLPVLLCGLTCTAQDYMTVNWIVLFNVVVLCTRAFVLRRVLPWAKLASGTRVSPRWRWRACGAGAGFTWVIMIYGRG, translated from the coding sequence ATGGCGGCGATGGTCGCATGGCTGTGCCTGCCCTGTTGCTCTTCCTCCCATCGTGCACTGCGTGTTGTTGTGTCAATCATGGCGGCAGGGGCGGCGGTTTGCCTTGCTCTCACCGGTTCGCGTGGGCCGATTCTCGCGGGATTATTGTTATTCATCGCGATTTTCTTTCTGACGCGTCGCCATGGTCTGGTTTTACGCAGGTATGCCGCCGTGCCGTGCGTGACCGGATTGATGGCCCTGCTTCTTTCGCTTTTCATATTTCCGGCGGGTAAGCGCATAGGAGACATGGTAGGCGGCGGCGATGCCTCCATCCTCAACCGCCTCGAATTATGGCGGGCGGCGGGGCCGATGAGTTTTATTGAACCGCTAACGGGAATCGGCATCGGGGAGAGCGGGCATTTTTTCAGCCAGTGGTATCAGCCCGAGCGCCTGAACTATTCCTACACGGGATTGTTGAACAGCTATCTTGAGATTGCGGTGGAGCGGGGGTTGCCGGCGTTGGGGTTGGTGTTGTTTTTTGGGTTTATGGTGATGGCGTCGGTATGGTTTGGCGTCTGCCGTGGCCCGGACTGCCAAGTCCGTCTGTGCCTAACAGCAGGCAAATCTGACTGTCCGCGTTATGTCTCCGCGTTCGGAATTTGCGCGGCGGTGTCACTGCTGCCGGTGCTGCTGTGCGGACTGACCTGCACAGCGCAGGATTACATGACGGTAAACTGGATTGTCCTGTTTAATGTCGTGGTGCTGTGCACCCGTGCCTTTGTCCTCCGACGCGTTCTGCCTTGGGCGAAGCTGGCAAGCGGAACGCGTGTTTCGCCGCGTTGGCGCTGGCGGGCTTGTGGGGCTGGGGCAGGCTTTACGTGGGTGATTATGATTTACGGGCGGGGTTGA
- a CDS encoding class II fructose-bisphosphate aldolase has product MIVTTAQLFKHAYGKYAVGAYNINNAEQTMGLFKGAIASKAPFIIQISKGARKYTDKLMLEGMIRSADTIFPEAIFAVHLDHGDEETCYDCINSGFYSSVMIDASHDPFDKNVAITKRVVEAAHAKGISVEAELGQLGGVEEDVKVEDGHATLTDPKEAEDFVKKTGCDSLACAIGTSHGAFKFKGKQSLHFDVLEKIKARLPGFPLVMHGSSSVPQDEVKRINAAGGQIKDSAGVNVEEYLPAAKLGVTKINIDTDGRLVWTRVHREFFRDKPADFDFRAPGKVYIEEYAKFIASRNQLLGSAGQLDDLRASLKK; this is encoded by the coding sequence ATGATCGTCACAACCGCGCAGCTCTTCAAGCACGCCTATGGCAAATACGCCGTTGGTGCTTACAATATCAACAATGCCGAGCAAACGATGGGCCTCTTCAAGGGAGCCATCGCCTCCAAAGCCCCTTTCATCATCCAGATTTCCAAGGGAGCACGCAAATACACCGACAAGCTCATGCTTGAAGGCATGATTCGCTCGGCCGACACGATCTTCCCCGAGGCCATTTTCGCCGTCCACCTCGACCACGGTGACGAGGAAACCTGCTACGACTGCATCAACTCCGGTTTCTACAGCTCCGTCATGATCGACGCCTCGCACGATCCCTTCGACAAGAATGTCGCGATCACCAAGCGCGTCGTTGAGGCCGCGCATGCCAAGGGCATCTCCGTCGAGGCCGAACTCGGCCAGCTCGGCGGTGTCGAGGAAGACGTGAAAGTCGAGGATGGCCACGCCACCCTTACCGACCCGAAGGAAGCCGAGGATTTCGTCAAGAAGACCGGCTGCGATTCCCTCGCCTGCGCCATCGGTACCTCGCACGGCGCCTTCAAGTTCAAGGGCAAGCAATCGCTCCATTTCGATGTGCTGGAGAAGATCAAGGCCCGCCTGCCCGGTTTCCCGCTCGTCATGCACGGCTCGTCTTCCGTCCCGCAGGATGAGGTCAAGCGCATCAACGCCGCCGGCGGCCAGATCAAGGACTCGGCCGGAGTGAACGTGGAAGAGTATCTCCCGGCCGCCAAGCTCGGCGTGACCAAGATCAACATCGACACCGACGGACGCCTCGTGTGGACCCGCGTGCACCGCGAATTTTTCCGCGACAAGCCCGCCGATTTCGACTTCCGCGCCCCCGGCAAGGTTTACATCGAGGAATACGCGAAGTTCATCGCCAGCCGCAACCAGCTCCTCGGCAGCGCCGGGCAGCTCGACGACCTTCGCGCCAGCCTCAAGAAATAA
- the rnc gene encoding ribonuclease III, protein MSLESLQQRLAYAFRNPALLECALTHPSYLQDNPDIAESNQRLEFLGDSVLQLVLSETLFRVFPGDREGALSQRRSLLSKGKFLSTLAREIDLSAHLRLGISEEQGGGRNRDSSLEDAMEALIGAIYLDSDLPATRRVVLGLIGSLPDRIAAEQPADNPKGRLQEHVQPGHGNNALRYDVTHISGQDHAREYEAVVRLNGEPLGTGRGTSKKAAEEAAAREALEKLQGGGEAAAAV, encoded by the coding sequence GTGTCCCTCGAATCACTTCAGCAACGCCTCGCCTACGCCTTCCGCAACCCCGCGCTTCTCGAATGCGCGCTCACGCATCCGTCCTATTTGCAGGACAACCCCGACATCGCCGAAAGCAACCAGCGCCTCGAATTTCTCGGCGACTCCGTCCTGCAACTCGTGCTGAGCGAAACCCTTTTCCGCGTTTTCCCCGGCGACCGCGAGGGCGCGCTCAGCCAGCGCCGCTCGCTGCTCTCCAAGGGGAAATTTCTCTCCACCCTCGCGCGCGAAATCGACCTTTCCGCCCACCTCCGCCTCGGCATCAGCGAAGAGCAGGGCGGCGGGCGCAATCGCGATTCCTCGCTGGAGGACGCGATGGAGGCGCTCATCGGCGCGATTTATCTGGACAGTGACCTGCCCGCCACGCGCCGCGTCGTGCTCGGGCTCATCGGCTCGCTGCCCGACCGCATCGCCGCCGAGCAGCCTGCCGACAATCCCAAGGGTCGCTTGCAGGAGCATGTGCAGCCCGGGCATGGCAACAATGCGCTCCGCTACGATGTCACGCACATTTCCGGCCAGGATCACGCCCGCGAATACGAGGCCGTCGTGCGCCTGAACGGCGAGCCGCTCGGCACCGGCCGCGGCACCTCGAAAAAAGCCGCCGAGGAAGCCGCGGCCCGCGAGGCGCTGGAAAAACTGCAAGGCGGCGGCGAGGCCGCCGCCGCAGTTTAA
- a CDS encoding STAS domain-containing protein — protein MSAIKPVFLVDAYSDPVIIRIEGRASFQNSGCVRDFFEQRINEGHARFVVDFQRCDSMDSTFLGVLAGINEGHARFVVDFQRCDSMDSTFLGVLAGAGLRLRRLNPPGSLVLARIAPRNLELIRNLGLHHLATVDAGDFQMGFGQPAQPLTEPARSALTDARLALEAHENLVMTDEANREKFQDVLAFLKNKVGRK, from the coding sequence ATGTCCGCCATCAAACCTGTCTTTCTGGTCGATGCCTATTCCGATCCGGTCATCATCCGGATCGAAGGCCGCGCCTCGTTCCAGAACTCCGGCTGCGTGCGCGATTTTTTTGAACAACGCATCAACGAGGGCCACGCCCGTTTCGTGGTGGATTTTCAGCGCTGCGACAGCATGGACAGCACGTTTCTCGGCGTGCTGGCCGGCATCAACGAGGGCCACGCCCGTTTCGTGGTGGATTTTCAGCGCTGCGACAGCATGGACAGCACGTTTCTCGGCGTGCTGGCCGGCGCCGGACTGCGCCTGCGCAGGCTGAATCCGCCCGGCAGCCTCGTCCTCGCGCGCATCGCCCCGCGCAATCTCGAACTCATTCGCAACCTCGGCCTGCATCATCTGGCGACGGTCGATGCCGGCGATTTCCAGATGGGCTTCGGCCAGCCGGCGCAGCCTTTGACCGAACCCGCCCGCAGCGCGCTCACCGATGCCAGGCTGGCGCTGGAGGCGCACGAAAACCTCGTGATGACCGACGAGGCCAACCGCGAGAAATTCCAAGACGTCCTCGCGTTCCTGAAAAACAAGGTCGGCCGCAAATAG
- the mobF gene encoding MobF family relaxase: MAAVSANVTMIQTKIQYNLKTARQYFREHLGQGDYYSEGQKVLGEWFGQGADKLGLDGPVTEKSFIALCEGLHPQTGLKLGQRMNSVRREGGRAKANRRVFFDFTMAPPKSVSIVALYQDERIIELHENAVRMALSELEKRAETRVRKSSKNGERVTGNIISACFRHETSRELDPHLHTHCVVMNATFDPVEDRWKALEPSGMYRAHRFATNLYRHELAKGLRSLGYEILNSPAGFEIRHVPASVIERFSKRHHQIDEEARRRLLEGESPENIKDLREQIAHGNRRRKLKNSNAERLRARWCGEMQREEVAALKALTTIVPLPAVKPALSGIMQWAEQHLFERRSVVHEHELLAAALERGRGQDFDLDALRQALSERGYLKEPGTDKLTVREVFNCELAVVMAAADGRGGFPESNYQASPALSHEQAMAVKRSSAVVILSPCFAVVPEREKFCPERSGTGLSAAQRPVVLATPASAGLAGGRAGGRNACVVFAAKATASKRGRDGG, encoded by the coding sequence ATGGCCGCCGTGTCGGCAAATGTGACCATGATACAGACAAAAATCCAATATAACCTGAAAACTGCGAGGCAGTATTTTCGCGAACATCTGGGGCAGGGCGACTATTATTCCGAGGGGCAAAAAGTCCTCGGCGAATGGTTCGGCCAAGGTGCTGACAAACTCGGCCTGGATGGCCCCGTGACGGAAAAATCCTTCATCGCCTTGTGCGAGGGATTGCATCCGCAAACCGGCTTGAAACTGGGGCAGCGCATGAACTCGGTCAGGCGCGAGGGCGGTCGGGCCAAGGCCAACCGGCGCGTCTTTTTTGACTTCACGATGGCACCTCCAAAAAGCGTTTCCATTGTCGCACTTTATCAGGATGAGCGTATTATCGAGTTGCACGAAAACGCTGTCCGAATGGCCCTGTCGGAACTCGAAAAGCGTGCGGAAACGCGGGTGCGCAAATCCAGTAAAAACGGCGAACGGGTTACCGGAAACATCATCAGCGCGTGCTTCCGCCATGAGACGAGCCGGGAACTCGATCCGCATCTGCACACCCACTGCGTGGTCATGAACGCGACCTTTGACCCGGTGGAAGACAGGTGGAAGGCGCTGGAGCCTTCGGGCATGTATCGGGCGCATCGGTTTGCCACCAACCTTTACCGGCATGAACTGGCCAAAGGGCTGCGTTCCCTCGGCTATGAAATCCTCAACAGCCCGGCGGGCTTCGAGATAAGGCATGTCCCCGCCAGCGTCATCGAACGGTTTTCCAAGCGGCATCATCAAATTGACGAGGAGGCGCGCAGGCGGTTGCTGGAAGGCGAGTCCCCTGAAAATATCAAAGACCTGCGCGAACAGATCGCGCACGGGAACCGCCGACGAAAACTGAAGAACTCGAATGCGGAGCGGTTGCGTGCCCGATGGTGCGGGGAAATGCAGCGTGAAGAAGTCGCCGCCCTGAAAGCATTGACGACGATAGTGCCTTTGCCTGCGGTCAAGCCGGCCCTGTCCGGCATCATGCAATGGGCCGAGCAGCATCTTTTTGAGCGGCGCTCCGTCGTCCATGAGCATGAGTTGCTGGCCGCCGCCTTGGAGCGTGGACGCGGGCAGGACTTCGATCTTGATGCGTTGCGCCAGGCCCTGTCGGAGCGCGGTTATCTGAAAGAGCCGGGAACGGACAAGCTCACGGTGCGCGAAGTTTTTAATTGCGAACTGGCAGTCGTGATGGCCGCCGCCGATGGGCGCGGCGGTTTCCCTGAATCAAACTATCAGGCGTCTCCGGCGCTTTCGCATGAACAGGCGATGGCCGTAAAAAGATCCTCGGCAGTTGTGATTTTATCACCCTGTTTCGCGGTGGTGCCGGAACGGGAAAAGTTTTGCCCTGAAAGAAGTGGCACGGGGCTGTCGGCGGCACAAAGACCGGTCGTGTTGGCAACGCCAGCAAGCGCAGGACTTGCAGGCGGACGGGCTGGAGGCCGAAACGCTTGCGTCGTTTTTGCAGCGAAAGCAACTGCCTCAAAACGCGGTCGTGATGGTGGATGA
- a CDS encoding TonB family protein, translating into MAAPKQEQKKTAKTSTTEGLRLLERARALELGLNGTQVDLQKAFALYRQAAALGSAEAWYRMGVLARDGKVDGVDAKNAMGFFKEAADAGYTDAYAALARAYMEGKIVKADEVRAEFYLEKAIEAGSSEAKFLKGARLVEVPGRGDEGLALLLDAAKDGNADALQTVARLYKDGKVVAQDPALAEEWLRFAIENGSSKAKYELAQLMLKNARATGVQLTPAQASERVGLLTDAARDGNASAAKALGLMMLGGEPSLKNLLAIRDYAEQSFDAGRDDAALLVALTYALGRNPDTAMQWLELGAAGQDWRSRYARHLAREGIDVYQAIRTATKATYSEWNDIVTANSLKVKSEGITPPKILSMTKPKFPSGFASLDVKGSAVVEFVVAENGTPQGIQVVKSTHPEFADAAVNAVKTWKFTPAKKNGQSTPIRMRIPVDFHNK; encoded by the coding sequence TTGGCTGCCCCAAAGCAGGAACAGAAAAAAACGGCGAAAACGTCCACGACGGAAGGGTTGCGCCTGCTGGAGCGGGCGCGGGCCTTGGAGCTCGGATTGAACGGAACACAGGTGGACCTGCAAAAGGCGTTTGCGCTCTACCGACAAGCCGCCGCGCTAGGCAGCGCCGAGGCATGGTATCGCATGGGCGTGCTCGCACGGGACGGAAAAGTGGACGGCGTGGACGCCAAAAATGCGATGGGATTTTTCAAAGAGGCTGCCGATGCCGGCTACACCGATGCCTACGCGGCTCTTGCCCGCGCTTACATGGAGGGGAAAATTGTGAAGGCCGACGAGGTGCGGGCGGAGTTTTACTTGGAAAAGGCCATTGAAGCGGGCAGCAGCGAGGCGAAGTTTTTGAAAGGCGCTCGCCTCGTCGAGGTGCCGGGGCGCGGCGACGAGGGACTGGCATTGCTACTGGATGCGGCAAAGGACGGCAACGCCGACGCGCTGCAAACTGTCGCCCGCCTCTACAAGGACGGCAAGGTGGTCGCCCAAGACCCCGCGCTGGCGGAGGAGTGGCTGCGCTTCGCCATCGAGAACGGCTCCAGCAAGGCGAAATACGAACTGGCTCAACTCATGCTCAAAAACGCCCGTGCCACTGGCGTGCAACTCACCCCGGCGCAAGCCTCGGAGAGGGTCGGCCTGTTGACGGATGCCGCTCGCGACGGCAACGCATCGGCGGCCAAGGCGCTCGGCCTCATGATGCTGGGGGGCGAACCTTCTCTGAAAAACCTTCTGGCGATACGGGACTACGCCGAGCAGTCGTTTGACGCGGGTCGCGACGACGCCGCTCTCCTCGTGGCCTTGACTTATGCGCTGGGCAGGAACCCCGATACCGCGATGCAATGGTTGGAACTTGGCGCGGCGGGTCAGGATTGGAGGAGCCGGTATGCGCGGCACCTCGCCCGCGAAGGCATCGACGTTTATCAAGCGATCAGGACGGCAACCAAGGCGACTTATTCGGAATGGAACGACATCGTCACGGCGAATTCACTAAAGGTGAAATCAGAGGGCATTACGCCGCCGAAAATTCTCTCCATGACCAAGCCGAAGTTCCCGAGCGGCTTCGCCTCGCTTGACGTGAAGGGCAGCGCGGTGGTCGAGTTCGTTGTGGCCGAAAACGGCACGCCGCAGGGCATTCAAGTGGTCAAGAGCACGCACCCCGAGTTCGCCGACGCGGCCGTGAACGCCGTGAAAACGTGGAAATTTACGCCCGCTAAAAAAAATGGTCAATCCACGCCCATCAGGATGAGGATTCCGGTTGATTTTCATAATAAGTAA